A portion of the Bacillus thuringiensis genome contains these proteins:
- a CDS encoding MbtH family protein has protein sequence MTNPFENDNYTYKVLINEEGQYSLWPAFLDVPIGWSVVYEEASRQSCLEYVEYNWKDLNPKSNQVREKTLAGKR, from the coding sequence ATGACGAATCCATTTGAAAATGATAATTACACATATAAAGTATTAATAAATGAGGAGGGCCAGTATTCTCTCTGGCCTGCTTTTCTCGATGTACCTATTGGCTGGAGTGTCGTATATGAAGAAGCTAGTAGGCAGAGTTGCTTAGAATATGTTGAATATAACTGGAAAGATTTGAATCCAAAAAGTAATCAAGTTCGTGAAAAAACATTAGCAGGAAAACGATAA
- a CDS encoding MDR family MFS transporter, translating to MKAKLNPKVVVSIVYITAMFMAAMDATIVNVALQTISKELQVPPSAMGTVNVGYLVSLAVFLPISGWLGDRFGTKRVFLIALFVFTIASALCGMANDITSLNIFRIIQGAGGGLLTPVGMAMLFRTFSPEERPKISRFIVLPIAVAPAIGPIIGGFFVDQMSWRWAFYINLPFGIVALLFGLLFLAEHVEKSAGRFDSLGFILSAPGFAMLIYALSQGSSKGWISPEIMSTGIAGVVFITLFIIVELKVKQPMLDLRLLKEPVFRKMSLISLFSSAGLLGMLFVFPLMYQNVIGVSALESGLTTFPEAIGLMISSQIVPWSYKKLGARKVISIGLICTAIIFVLLSFVNHDTNPWQIRALLFGIGIFLGQSVGAVQFSAFNNITPPSMGRATTIFNVQNRLGSAIGVAVLASILAGFGSNNVQSDFLPYQAALIGSAIFLLIALLFSLRISDKEVMSNKKEKTLSVSKKEKALVNE from the coding sequence ATGAAAGCAAAACTAAATCCAAAAGTAGTCGTAAGTATCGTTTATATAACTGCGATGTTTATGGCTGCGATGGATGCAACGATTGTAAATGTAGCACTACAAACAATAAGTAAAGAACTGCAAGTACCTCCATCTGCAATGGGGACGGTTAATGTTGGGTATTTAGTTAGTTTAGCTGTTTTCCTTCCGATTTCTGGTTGGTTAGGAGATCGATTTGGTACGAAAAGAGTATTTTTAATTGCTCTTTTCGTATTTACAATTGCCTCTGCTTTATGCGGAATGGCTAACGATATTACTTCATTGAATATTTTCCGTATTATTCAAGGTGCTGGTGGAGGGCTTTTAACACCGGTCGGAATGGCGATGTTATTTCGAACATTTTCACCAGAGGAAAGACCGAAGATTTCTCGGTTCATTGTACTTCCAATTGCTGTAGCACCAGCAATTGGTCCTATCATCGGTGGTTTCTTTGTAGATCAAATGTCTTGGCGTTGGGCATTTTATATTAATCTACCGTTTGGAATTGTTGCATTGCTCTTTGGACTTCTATTTTTAGCAGAGCATGTTGAAAAATCAGCTGGTCGCTTTGATTCTCTCGGCTTTATTTTATCAGCACCAGGATTTGCGATGCTCATATATGCACTCAGCCAGGGATCATCAAAAGGGTGGATTTCTCCAGAAATTATGAGTACTGGGATAGCTGGGGTTGTATTCATTACATTGTTTATAATCGTAGAACTGAAAGTAAAGCAACCAATGTTAGATTTACGCTTATTAAAAGAACCAGTCTTTAGAAAGATGAGCCTTATATCATTATTTTCATCAGCTGGTTTACTAGGAATGTTATTTGTTTTTCCACTTATGTATCAAAATGTGATAGGAGTTTCCGCGCTAGAATCAGGACTTACGACATTTCCAGAGGCGATTGGATTAATGATTTCTTCACAAATTGTGCCATGGTCATATAAGAAATTAGGAGCTCGAAAGGTAATTTCTATAGGATTAATTTGTACGGCGATTATCTTTGTTTTATTAAGTTTTGTAAATCACGATACGAATCCGTGGCAAATTCGGGCATTATTGTTTGGTATCGGTATTTTCTTAGGTCAATCTGTCGGTGCGGTTCAATTTTCTGCCTTTAACAATATCACGCCGCCTTCCATGGGGAGAGCGACTACTATATTCAATGTGCAAAATCGATTAGGTTCAGCGATAGGAGTAGCTGTTTTAGCTAGTATACTAGCTGGTTTTGGAAGTAATAACGTTCAATCCGATTTTTTACCATATCAAGCAGCATTAATTGGATCAGCAATATTTTTGCTCATAGCACTACTATTTTCTTTACGTATTTCCGATAAAGAGGTAATGTCAAATAAGAAAGAAAAAACATTATCTGTATCAAAAAAAGAGAAAGCACTCGTCAATGAATAA
- the sfp gene encoding 4'-phosphopantetheinyl transferase Sfp, which translates to MIESKVADSVPTLNENDCQIWWARISDLQSWHYNLLNDIEREKANSYHHSADRARFIIGCVISRLVLGKILSMSPVQVPIDRMCSVCKLQHGRPQLPEGMPQLSVSHSGEWVVVAFTKSAPVGIDVEQMNPNVDVVKMAEGVLTDIEIAQVMKLPNEQKIEGFLTYWTRKEAVLKATGEGLLIPPVHITVSAPNNPPKLLVFKDKQELADNTMMEDVRPSLDYMASVAVFSKEVTEITQLDAVALLNLK; encoded by the coding sequence ATGATAGAAAGTAAAGTTGCAGATTCTGTTCCAACTTTGAATGAGAATGATTGTCAAATATGGTGGGCAAGAATTTCAGATTTACAATCATGGCATTACAATTTACTAAATGATATAGAGCGAGAGAAAGCAAATTCGTATCATCATTCGGCAGATCGAGCTCGTTTTATAATAGGTTGCGTAATTAGTAGATTAGTTCTCGGCAAGATACTTTCTATGTCACCAGTCCAAGTACCAATTGATCGAATGTGCTCCGTATGTAAATTGCAACATGGTAGACCACAATTACCAGAAGGTATGCCGCAATTATCTGTTTCGCATTCAGGTGAGTGGGTTGTCGTTGCATTTACAAAATCTGCACCTGTTGGCATAGATGTAGAACAAATGAATCCAAATGTAGATGTTGTGAAAATGGCAGAAGGTGTATTAACAGACATTGAAATAGCGCAAGTTATGAAACTACCAAATGAACAGAAAATAGAAGGTTTTTTAACATATTGGACTCGAAAAGAAGCGGTGCTGAAAGCGACAGGCGAAGGACTATTGATTCCACCAGTACATATTACAGTATCAGCTCCAAATAATCCTCCAAAATTGTTAGTTTTTAAGGATAAGCAAGAGTTGGCAGATAATACAATGATGGAAGATGTAAGACCTAGTTTAGATTATATGGCTTCTGTTGCAGTATTCAGTAAGGAAGTGACTGAAATTACGCAATTAGACGCGGTAGCACTTTTAAATCTTAAATAA
- a CDS encoding HU family DNA-binding protein, whose protein sequence is MNKTELIKNVAQSADISQKDASAAVQSVFDTIANALQSGDKVQLIGFGTFEVRERSARTGRNPQTGEEIQIAAGKVPAFKAGKELKEAVK, encoded by the coding sequence ATGAACAAAACAGAATTAATTAAAAACGTAGCACAATCAGCTGATATTTCTCAAAAGGACGCTTCTGCAGCTGTACAATCCGTATTTGACACAATTGCTAATGCATTACAATCTGGCGATAAAGTTCAATTAATCGGATTTGGAACTTTTGAAGTGCGCGAAAGATCTGCTCGTACAGGACGTAATCCGCAAACTGGCGAAGAAATTCAAATCGCAGCTGGTAAAGTTCCTGCATTTAAAGCAGGTAAAGAATTAAAAGAAGCTGTTAAATAA
- a CDS encoding DUF3891 family protein, with amino-acid sequence MIFREKNEKESILIRQHDHGFLAGEIAKHIKEDFFEGKTYLKETVDAIYEHDRGWIELDKVPILNDAKNIPYTFMDCPSPLRFVFYTIGLNEIENSNPYGALLCSKHFLSFPLNEEDEEMMSFYKHELERQKRILKTLTKEQFAMFDKHYRLLKFCDELSLYVCMNKPGVKKKDEIDLFKDGFEGTEMFNSKDEKLIQAEWVDEETIRITPFPFQTEFHTYVKYKTINKHETKEKGIAKVDRESETKKQIIRFIQ; translated from the coding sequence ATGATTTTTCGTGAAAAAAATGAGAAGGAAAGTATATTAATTCGTCAACATGATCATGGTTTTTTAGCTGGAGAGATTGCAAAGCATATAAAAGAAGACTTCTTTGAAGGTAAAACATATTTAAAAGAAACAGTTGATGCAATATATGAGCATGACAGAGGATGGATAGAGCTAGATAAAGTACCAATTTTAAATGATGCTAAAAATATTCCATATACATTTATGGATTGTCCAAGCCCATTACGTTTTGTTTTTTATACGATTGGCTTGAATGAAATTGAAAATTCTAATCCATACGGGGCATTGCTTTGCAGTAAACATTTTTTATCATTTCCACTAAACGAGGAAGATGAAGAGATGATGTCATTTTATAAACATGAATTAGAACGACAAAAAAGAATTTTGAAAACGTTAACAAAGGAACAGTTTGCGATGTTTGATAAACATTATAGATTATTAAAGTTTTGTGATGAACTTTCTTTATACGTATGTATGAATAAGCCTGGTGTAAAAAAGAAAGATGAAATTGATTTATTTAAAGATGGTTTTGAAGGAACAGAAATGTTTAATAGTAAGGATGAGAAACTTATTCAAGCTGAATGGGTGGACGAGGAAACAATTCGGATTACACCATTTCCATTTCAAACGGAATTTCATACGTATGTAAAATATAAAACGATAAATAAACATGAAACGAAAGAAAAAGGGATTGCAAAGGTTGATAGAGAATCGGAAACGAAGAAACAAATTATTCGTTTCATACAATAG
- a CDS encoding DinB family protein: protein MKDYILKQFDYHAWANTRLFNRLKELPNYETIFNEQIQSVFPSIKDTFVHIYITDQVWLHILHGKSMNEAIQDRENLRKQIETKSLHELEKMFENMANQYKDFLITIQDVNAVFVIENPYAEALETSILELVQHVVNHGTYHRGNITAMIRQLGHSSTMMDFVLYLHMVKKQGE from the coding sequence TTGAAAGATTATATATTAAAACAGTTTGATTACCATGCTTGGGCTAATACTAGATTATTCAATCGATTAAAAGAGTTACCAAACTATGAGACAATTTTTAATGAGCAGATACAGAGTGTATTCCCATCCATTAAGGATACTTTTGTGCATATTTATATTACAGATCAAGTGTGGTTACACATATTGCATGGTAAAAGTATGAATGAAGCAATACAAGACCGAGAAAATTTACGAAAACAAATTGAAACTAAATCGTTACATGAATTAGAAAAAATGTTTGAAAACATGGCAAATCAATATAAAGACTTTTTAATTACAATACAAGACGTGAATGCTGTATTTGTTATTGAGAACCCATATGCAGAGGCATTAGAAACTTCAATTTTAGAGTTAGTACAACATGTCGTAAATCATGGTACATATCATAGAGGAAATATAACAGCGATGATCCGTCAACTTGGTCATTCGTCGACAATGATGGATTTTGTACTGTATTTACATATGGTTAAAAAGCAGGGAGAGTAA
- a CDS encoding S8 family peptidase, translating to MKNKIIVFLSVLSFIIGGFFFNTNTSSAETSSTDYVPNQLIVKFKQNASLSNVQSFHKSVGANVLSKDDKLGFEVVQFSKGTVKEKIKSYKNNPDVEYAEPNYYVHAFWTPNDPYFNNQYGLQKIQAPQAWDSQRSDPGVKVAIIDTGVQGSHPDLASKVIYGHDYVDNDNTSDDGNGHGTHCAGITGALTNNSVGIAGVAPQTSIYAVRVLDNQGSGTLDAVAQGIREAADSGAKVISLSLGAPNGGTALQQAVQYAWNKGSVIVAAAGNAGNTKANYPAYYSEVIAVASTDQADKKSSFSTYGSWVDVAAPGSNIYSTYKGSTYQSLSGTSMATPHVAGVAALLANQGYSNTQIRQIIESTSDKISGTGTYWKNGRVNALKAVQYAKQLQENKAS from the coding sequence TTGAAAAACAAAATCATTGTTTTCCTATCAGTTTTATCATTTATCATTGGTGGTTTCTTCTTTAACACGAATACTTCAAGCGCTGAAACATCATCTACTGATTACGTTCCTAACCAATTAATCGTTAAGTTCAAGCAAAATGCATCTTTAAGTAATGTGCAATCTTTTCATAAATCTGTCGGAGCTAATGTCTTATCTAAAGATGATAAATTAGGTTTTGAAGTCGTTCAATTTTCAAAAGGTACTGTAAAAGAAAAAATAAAGAGTTATAAAAATAATCCAGATGTAGAATATGCAGAACCGAATTATTACGTTCACGCCTTTTGGACTCCAAACGACCCATATTTTAACAATCAATACGGATTACAAAAAATTCAAGCTCCACAAGCTTGGGATAGCCAACGAAGTGATCCTGGTGTAAAAGTAGCTATTATTGATACAGGAGTTCAAGGTTCACATCCTGATTTGGCTTCAAAAGTAATTTACGGGCATGATTATGTTGATAATGACAATACATCTGATGATGGTAATGGTCATGGTACACATTGCGCTGGAATTACTGGAGCACTTACGAATAACAGTGTCGGAATTGCTGGTGTTGCCCCACAAACTTCAATTTATGCTGTCCGCGTATTAGATAATCAAGGAAGTGGTACTCTTGATGCTGTAGCGCAAGGTATTCGAGAAGCTGCTGATTCAGGTGCAAAAGTAATTAGTTTAAGTTTAGGAGCTCCAAATGGTGGTACTGCATTACAACAAGCCGTTCAATATGCATGGAATAAAGGCTCTGTTATAGTTGCAGCTGCTGGAAATGCTGGAAATACAAAAGCTAATTACCCTGCTTATTACAGCGAAGTGATTGCAGTTGCTTCTACAGATCAAGCAGATAAGAAATCTTCATTTTCTACTTATGGTAGCTGGGTAGATGTTGCAGCACCAGGTTCAAATATATATTCCACATATAAAGGAAGCACGTATCAATCATTAAGTGGTACATCTATGGCAACACCTCATGTTGCAGGAGTCGCTGCCCTTTTAGCAAATCAAGGATATAGCAATACACAAATCCGCCAAATTATTGAGTCAACTTCTGATAAAATTAGTGGTACAGGTACGTACTGGAAAAATGGTAGAGTCAATGCACTTAAGGCTGTACAATACGCTAAGCAATTACAAGAAAATAAAGCTTCTTAA
- a CDS encoding alanine/glycine:cation symporter family protein, translated as METVSKVLEQLNQYVWGLPTLLLLVGTGVILTVRLKGLQFSKLLYAHKLAFKKSEDTSSSGDISHFQALMTAMAATIGMGNIAGVATAVTIGGPGAIFWMWITALFGMATKYAEAILAVKYRVSNENGEYSGGPMYYLERGLGKKWLAVLFAIFGTTASFGIGNMVQSNSVAEAMRINFSFPPALTGILMAFLIAIVILGGVKKIGKVTGYVVPIKAFFYIIAGLIIIFYHYDQIPEAFSLIFSGAFNGTAAAGGFIGTTVASAIQIGMARGVFANEAGLGSAPIAAAAAKTDSPAKQALVSMTGTFLDTFIVCTITGLVLITTGAWKSGKTGVEATTLAFQSVFGTAGSMILGIAIILFAYSTILGWSYYGEKCVAYLFGESAVKYYKAIFIVMIAIGANLKLGIVWTFADIANGLMAIPNLIGLIGLSSIVVAETNRFLQAEKLKENNKKQAS; from the coding sequence ATGGAGACAGTAAGTAAAGTATTAGAACAACTGAATCAATACGTGTGGGGATTACCAACTTTGTTGCTACTCGTTGGAACTGGTGTCATTCTCACAGTGCGTTTAAAAGGTTTACAGTTTAGTAAACTATTATACGCTCACAAACTAGCATTTAAAAAATCAGAAGATACCTCTTCTTCTGGAGATATTAGTCACTTCCAAGCACTTATGACAGCTATGGCCGCAACGATTGGTATGGGAAATATCGCTGGTGTTGCAACAGCTGTTACTATAGGTGGACCTGGTGCAATATTTTGGATGTGGATTACCGCATTGTTCGGTATGGCAACAAAGTATGCTGAAGCAATACTTGCAGTGAAATACCGTGTTAGTAATGAAAATGGTGAATATTCAGGTGGACCAATGTATTATTTAGAACGTGGTTTAGGTAAGAAATGGCTGGCAGTATTATTCGCTATATTCGGTACAACTGCTTCTTTCGGTATTGGTAATATGGTGCAATCTAATTCAGTTGCAGAGGCAATGCGAATTAATTTCTCTTTCCCTCCTGCTTTAACTGGTATACTAATGGCATTTTTAATCGCAATTGTTATTTTAGGCGGTGTAAAAAAAATCGGGAAAGTGACGGGATATGTCGTTCCTATTAAAGCTTTCTTTTATATAATTGCTGGTCTTATAATTATTTTCTATCACTACGACCAAATTCCAGAAGCATTTTCACTTATTTTTTCTGGTGCATTTAATGGTACAGCAGCTGCTGGTGGTTTTATTGGGACAACAGTTGCATCAGCTATTCAAATCGGAATGGCGCGTGGTGTATTTGCGAACGAAGCTGGTTTAGGGAGTGCACCAATTGCTGCGGCGGCTGCAAAAACTGATTCACCTGCAAAGCAAGCCTTAGTTTCAATGACTGGTACTTTTCTAGATACGTTTATTGTATGTACAATTACAGGACTAGTATTAATTACTACAGGTGCTTGGAAATCTGGTAAAACAGGCGTTGAAGCTACAACACTTGCATTCCAATCTGTATTTGGTACTGCTGGTAGTATGATTCTCGGTATCGCAATTATTTTATTTGCCTACTCTACTATTTTAGGCTGGTCGTATTATGGAGAAAAATGTGTAGCTTATTTATTCGGAGAAAGTGCTGTTAAATATTATAAAGCAATCTTTATCGTCATGATTGCAATTGGTGCTAATTTAAAGCTAGGAATCGTATGGACATTTGCTGATATTGCAAATGGACTTATGGCCATTCCAAACTTAATTGGTCTAATTGGATTAAGTAGTATTGTTGTTGCTGAAACGAATCGCTTTTTACAAGCAGAGAAATTGAAAGAAAATAATAAAAAACAGGCAAGTTAA
- a CDS encoding YdbC family protein has translation MLLKTIYCKVEEEKKELFSSAQEKWRDIQHLDGFHGQFGGWNEDEACVFTLWEDRSAYQSFMNGAHDTIYLNSNQEDTFLSCEIELFQTLYDITDMHLKDVVVEGAFVRVAICDVKLEKEKHFLHKQETIWNKGMEKAKGMLGGVVGKSLKNENRYIVLTYWKDEIAHQHYVEEIFPDLYKLANIHEDIEEIKGKQAVCKEEWLVY, from the coding sequence ATGTTACTAAAAACAATCTACTGTAAGGTGGAAGAAGAGAAAAAAGAATTGTTTTCCAGTGCGCAAGAAAAATGGCGTGATATACAGCACCTAGATGGTTTTCATGGACAATTTGGTGGATGGAATGAAGATGAGGCATGTGTATTTACTTTATGGGAAGATAGAAGTGCATATCAATCATTTATGAATGGTGCTCACGATACAATTTATTTAAATAGTAATCAAGAGGATACGTTTCTTTCATGTGAAATTGAATTATTTCAAACGTTGTATGATATAACTGATATGCATTTGAAAGACGTTGTAGTAGAGGGAGCATTCGTAAGAGTTGCTATATGTGATGTAAAGTTGGAAAAGGAAAAGCATTTTTTACATAAGCAAGAAACAATTTGGAATAAAGGAATGGAAAAAGCAAAAGGAATGCTAGGTGGAGTAGTTGGAAAGTCTTTAAAAAATGAAAATCGTTACATAGTGTTAACGTATTGGAAAGATGAAATAGCGCACCAACATTATGTGGAAGAGATTTTCCCAGATTTATATAAATTAGCTAATATTCATGAAGATATAGAAGAGATAAAAGGAAAACAAGCTGTATGTAAGGAAGAATGGCTTGTATATTAA
- a CDS encoding pseudouridine synthase: MRINKFISEAGKASRRGADKLINERRVIINGKVAKIGDQVNPGDDVRVNGEQLRIARDHVYIALNKPVGITCTSEKAVKGNIIDLVNHPLRISHIGRLDKDSDGLILLTNDGDIVNEILRAENKHEKEYIVSVDKPITPDFLEKMAAGVKILGTKTLPCEITQLSKYEFNIILTQGLNRQIRRMCEALGYQVYTLKRTRIMNIELNNLPVGQWRDLSKKEKRRLFADLNYEPQDW; the protein is encoded by the coding sequence TTGCGTATCAATAAATTTATTAGTGAAGCTGGAAAAGCGTCTCGACGTGGAGCGGATAAACTAATTAATGAGAGAAGAGTAATTATTAACGGTAAGGTTGCAAAAATTGGTGACCAAGTAAATCCAGGTGATGATGTACGAGTAAATGGAGAGCAGCTTCGAATTGCTCGAGATCACGTATATATCGCTTTAAATAAACCAGTAGGTATTACATGTACGAGTGAAAAAGCAGTAAAAGGTAATATTATCGATTTAGTGAATCATCCTTTACGAATTAGTCACATTGGACGTCTTGATAAAGACTCAGACGGTTTAATTTTGTTAACGAATGATGGTGATATCGTTAATGAAATTTTACGTGCTGAAAACAAACATGAGAAAGAATATATCGTTTCAGTAGATAAGCCAATTACTCCTGATTTCTTAGAGAAAATGGCAGCGGGTGTTAAAATTCTAGGTACAAAAACACTTCCTTGTGAGATCACACAGTTATCAAAATATGAGTTCAACATTATTTTAACGCAAGGGCTAAATCGTCAAATTCGCCGTATGTGTGAAGCTTTAGGTTATCAAGTATACACGTTAAAACGTACGAGAATTATGAATATCGAATTGAATAATTTACCAGTTGGACAATGGAGAGATTTATCGAAGAAAGAGAAAAGACGTCTATTTGCAGACTTAAATTACGAACCACAAGATTGGTAA